The following coding sequences lie in one Panicum virgatum strain AP13 chromosome 6N, P.virgatum_v5, whole genome shotgun sequence genomic window:
- the LOC120678142 gene encoding cytochrome P450 71A1-like, with translation MTPSSPLPHSTGIQARFLLVLLPFISYVHVLLLGARRGKKRPAATANASRLPPSPWRLPVIGQALAVVVSSAGAAREVMQAQDHVFASRPSLTIPKRLLYGCTDIAFAPHGPYWSGARKMSVRHLLSPARVRAYRAVREEEVEALARRVAEQASCRGGVVRLSELLNGFAKDVAGQIVLGLRAAGDDGWRAKVDALLEESNVLLGAFHVGDYIPWLSWVSAVDGTDARVRRAFQRIDGILDEIVDAAAASREKPSSSSPGPGDADAFIHVFLSLQQQDGAPAATGTGTAEWRLSRDNVKALLEDLFGAGTEATIIVLEWAMAELLRNKGVMEKLQREVRRQARSTGDGSSHGNMVGEHDLPGMEYLRAVIKETMRLHTPGPLLLPHKSMQATRIGGGRYDIPGGTMVIVNAWAIGRDPEAWESPEEFRPERFAGSAVDFRDRHFQLIPFGAGRRMCPGVNLAMSVVELALANLVAQFDWALPEGEAAQLDMEETTGCPSRKRTPLRAIATQHYYSGAISHTALNRHHLRVYRRRRPSL, from the exons ATGACGCCATCGTCGCCGCTCCCACATAGCACGGGCATACAAGCCAGGTTCCTCCTCGTGCTCCTCCCCTTCATCTCCTACGTCCACGTGTTGCTGCTCGGTGCCCGCCGCGGCAAGAAACGGCCGGCGGCCACCGCCAATGCCAGCCGCCTGCCACCGTCTCCGTGGAGGCTCCCCGTCATCGGGCAGGCACTTGCCGTCGTCGTCTCCTCGGCGGGGGCCGCGCGGGAGGTGATGCAGGCGCAGGACCACGTGTTCGCCAGCCGCCCGTCGCTCACCATCCCCAAGAGGCTCCTGTACGGCTGCACCGACATCGCCTTCGCGCCGCACGGGCCGTACTGGAGCGGCGCGCGCAAGATGAGCGTGCGCCACCTCCTGAGCCCGGCCAGGGTGCGGGCCTACCGCGCCGtccgggaggaggaggtggaggcgctGGCCCGACGAGTCGCCGAGCAGGCGTCGTGCCGTGGCGGCGTCGTGCGCCTGAGCGAGCTCCTGAACGGCTTCGCCAAGGACGTGGCCGGCCAGATCGTGCTGGggctgcgcgccgccggcgacgacgggtGGCGCGCCAAGGTGGACGCGCTGCTGGAGGAGAGCAACGTGCTGCTCGGCGCGTTCCACGTCGGCGACTACATCCCGTGGCTCTCGTGGGTGAGCGCCGTCGACGGCACGGACGCCAGGGTGAGGAGGGCGTTCCAGAGGATCGACGGGATCCTCGACGAGATCGTGGACGCGGCCGCGGCCAGCAGGGAgaagccgtcgtcgtcgtctccggGTCCGGGTGATGCTGACGCCTTCATACACGTGTTTCTGTCTCTACAGCAACAGGACGGAGCTCCTGCTGCGACTGGGACTGGGACAGCAGAGTGGCGCCTCAGCAGGGACAACGTGAAGGCTCTCTTGGAG GACTTGTTCGGCGCCGGGACAGAGGCGACGATCATCGTCCTGGAatgggccatggcggagctgcTCCGCAACAAGGGGGTCATGGAGAAGCTGCAGCGCGAGGTGAGACGACAAGCTCGGAGCACCGGCGACGGCAGCAGCCACGGCAACATGGTCGGCGAGCACGATCTGCCGGGAATGGAGTACCTGAGAGCCGTGATCAAGGAGACGATGCGGCTGCACACGCCAGGGCCCCTGCTGCTCCCGCACAAGTCCATGCAGGCCACCcggatcggcggcggccggtaCGACATCCCCGGCGGCACCATGGTGATCGTGAACGCGTGGGCGATCGGCAGGGACCCCGAGGCCTGGGAGTCGCCGGAGGAGTTCCGGCCGGAGAGGTTCGCCGGCAGCGCCGTGGACTTCCGGGACCGGCACTTCCAGCTGATCCCGTTCGGCGCGGGGCGCCGGATGTGCCCGGGGGTGAACCTCGCCATGTCCGTGGTGGAGCTCGCGCTAGCCAACCTCGTGGCCCAGTTCGACTGGGCGCTgccggagggcgaggcggcgcagcTGGACATGGAGGAGACGACCGGGTGCCCATCGCGGAAGAGGACTCCGCTCCGTGCCATTGCCACGCAGCACTACTATTCCGGGGCCATTAGCCACACCGCCCTCAACCGCCACCATCTTCGGGTgtaccgccgccggcgaccatccCTCTAA